The genomic window GGCCACGGCAGCCCCGCGAAACGGGTGTACCCCCAGATCGCCACCGCGACGAGGTTCACCCCTATCACCGTGGCAGGCACGGCCTTTCGCGCACTCACCGACGCCAGCAGCCCGGCCGCGCACTGTGCCGCCGCCAGCACGACCATCAGCCGGGCGAGGGTGGCGTGCTCGGTGTGCAGTCCTGCGGCGAACAGGTGCAACGCACCCGCCCCGACCGATGCCACACCGCCGAGCAGCAGGAATCCGTTGCGCCCACCAGCCATGCGCGATCTCCTCTCGTATTCCGCGGATGCTACTGGGCCGGGTCGCGCTCTGGCTCCGAGAACTCGTGAGAGAACTCTGTGGTTTTCGTGCCCGGTCGCGGAGGTGACAGAACGCGGCTCGGCGTGCAGGCACGGGGCTTCCAGAGCGGGCGCCAACTGTCGATGACGACGTCCGCGCCGCCCCTGCCGTGCGGAACCGAGTGGCTGCCTCGCGGCGAGAAGGGCGACTCTTTCGGAGCCGCCCCTTGGTCGCTCAGTTCTGGAGTACCCGAACCTTGTCGCCGGTCGATTCGACGGCCGGGGGAGTGCCCTCGGCGTTCGCACGCATCGGATCCATCGCCGGATCGATGTCGATCGTGTTGCGCAGCGGACGATTCGGCAGCAGCGCGGTGGCGATCAGCGCGACGAACGTCGCCAGCGCGGCGATGAGGAAGATGCGGCCGGTCGCGTCGCCGTAGGAGGTGCGCACGATCGCCGCGACGGGTCCGGGCAGCGCGTCGAGATTCAGGTTGCTGCCGCCGGAGGCGCCGGTGTGGATGCCCAGCTTGGCGAATCCCTCCGTGGACAGCTCGCTCACCCGGGTGGCTAGCACCGAACCGAGCACCGAGACGCCGATCGCGCCGCCGAAGGTGCGGAAGAACGCGACGCTGCTGGACGCCGCGCCGATGTTGTGCACGCTCACCGTGTTCTGCACGGCGAGAACGAGATTCTGCATCATCATGCCGACGCCGAGACCGACGATGACGGTGTACCCGCCGACCAGCCACAGGTTCGTCGCGTGATCGATGGTCGACAGTAGTGCGAACCCGACCACGAGCAGCGCGCCGCCCGCGACCACGAACCGCTTCCACTTGCCGAAGCGGGTGATCAGCTGCCCCGAGCCGACCGAGGCGATGAGCATGCCGACGACCAGCGGGATGCTGAGCACGCCCGCCGCGGTCGGGGAATAGCCGCGCGCCGTCTGGAAGTACTGGCCGAGGAAGGTGGTCGCGCCGAACATGCCGACGCCGACGGCGATCGAGGCGATGATCGCCAGGCCGGTCGTGCGTTCGGTGACGATCGGCAGCGGGATGATCGGCGACTTGGCGCGCGCCTCCACCCACACGGTCGCCACGAGCAGCAGCACGCCCGCGCCCACATACAGCGCCGACTCCCGCGAGACCCACTCGTAGTAGCCCGCCTTGCCCGCGAACGACACCCAGATCAGCAGCACAGAGACGCCCGCGGTGAGCAGCGCGGCGCCGAGCCAGTCGATGGAGACGCCCGTCTTGCGTTCGGTGGGCAGCCGCAGGGTCCGGTGCAGCAGCGCCAGCGCGATCACGGCCAGCGGCACGCAGACGAAGAAGCACCAGCGCCACCCGAGCGGGCTGTCGACGATGACGCCGCCGAGAATCGGGCCGCCCGACATCGATACCGCCATCACCGCGCCCATGTAGCCGGAATACCTGCCGCGTTCGCGCGGCGCGACGATGGTGCCGATGATCGCGACCGCGAGCGCGGTCAACCCACCCATGCCGACGCCCTGGATCACCCTGGCGACCAGCAGCAGTGCCACATTGTGGGCGAACCCGGCGACGATCGAGCCGATCACGAAGATGACGATCGCCGACTGCACGAGCAGCTTCTTGTTGAA from Nocardia bhagyanarayanae includes these protein-coding regions:
- a CDS encoding MDR family MFS transporter, with product MSSSVETPTRRDPAAMTHREVLEAMTGLLAALFTALLSTTIVATALPTIIGDLEGSQTAYAWVITTALLANAASTPIWGKFADLFNKKLLVQSAIVIFVIGSIVAGFAHNVALLLVARVIQGVGMGGLTALAVAIIGTIVAPRERGRYSGYMGAVMAVSMSGGPILGGVIVDSPLGWRWCFFVCVPLAVIALALLHRTLRLPTERKTGVSIDWLGAALLTAGVSVLLIWVSFAGKAGYYEWVSRESALYVGAGVLLLVATVWVEARAKSPIIPLPIVTERTTGLAIIASIAVGVGMFGATTFLGQYFQTARGYSPTAAGVLSIPLVVGMLIASVGSGQLITRFGKWKRFVVAGGALLVVGFALLSTIDHATNLWLVGGYTVIVGLGVGMMMQNLVLAVQNTVSVHNIGAASSSVAFFRTFGGAIGVSVLGSVLATRVSELSTEGFAKLGIHTGASGGSNLNLDALPGPVAAIVRTSYGDATGRIFLIAALATFVALIATALLPNRPLRNTIDIDPAMDPMRANAEGTPPAVESTGDKVRVLQN